One genomic segment of [Phormidium] sp. ETS-05 includes these proteins:
- a CDS encoding CHASE2 domain-containing protein, whose amino-acid sequence MSKLAVINLGYGNLLSGFPKVTAQLWEPENSHPLKFTAALPPAAELNAIYRRWHLIYQALYRRPGWGTRIKIEPEDVTNVSELEFGDICTQYQLLLNEWLDAGEFRNIDRQLRSHLLPTEEIQLILETDDDMVRRLPWHFWHFLSDYPKAEIALSAPEYQRVEKSHNRDQIRILAILGNSSGIDIAADREILASIPDAETVFLVEPSRLEVDEQLWDAQGWDILFFAGHSESQENGNRGLLTINSTDTIGISHLEPGLKNAISRGLHLAIFNSCDGLGLATELADLHIPQIIVMREPVADGVANEFLVKFVKAFSSGFSFYLAVRQARERLQGLEDKFPCASWLPVICQNPAEVPMRWRIASPQAAPTSPIIETPPRSVVPTGSVWLTSVAVTVMILIIRQLGLLQGWELKAYDYLMRSRPPESPDPRILVVEVTENDIKYRQEYPLYDATLTQLLQKLAQHQPRAIGLTIYRDKPEPPGHQELIAQMQKQSNLFAICSFPTGNEPAISSPAAIPKYRLGFDDITVDMDGVVRRHLLFMKANPECNTRTSLSFKLATKYLESENIQPNLIQDNIFQLGKAIFHQMKAHTGGYKNLGKGGWYVMLNYRSFPVAKSLTLTEVLAGDFNPNLVKDRIVIIGVTSRKSGGKYFPTPYSITQSPAEKVPAVMIQAQMVSDILSAALDGRPVIGVWEWWGEAIWIALWSMVGSAIGWRVRGKVWTVGAIVCAILSLYALCYLLFVQGTWVPLIPAALSLVLCPWPLVPGFWSPLPQPLSHEGRGDLERR is encoded by the coding sequence GTGTCAAAACTAGCAGTTATCAATCTCGGATATGGCAATTTGCTCTCCGGTTTTCCCAAAGTTACTGCCCAGCTTTGGGAACCGGAAAACTCGCATCCACTCAAATTTACCGCCGCTCTACCCCCAGCGGCGGAACTGAACGCTATTTATCGCCGGTGGCACCTAATTTATCAAGCACTTTATCGCCGCCCGGGATGGGGTACGCGCATTAAAATCGAGCCGGAAGATGTGACGAATGTTTCTGAATTGGAGTTTGGAGATATTTGCACTCAATATCAGCTATTGCTGAATGAGTGGCTCGATGCTGGGGAGTTTCGGAATATCGATCGCCAGTTGCGCTCCCATCTCCTCCCAACTGAGGAAATCCAATTAATTCTGGAAACTGACGATGATATGGTGCGTCGCCTCCCCTGGCATTTCTGGCATTTTTTGTCAGATTATCCTAAAGCCGAGATTGCTTTAAGTGCGCCGGAATATCAGCGGGTGGAGAAATCCCACAACCGAGACCAAATCAGAATTTTAGCCATTTTGGGCAATAGCAGTGGCATCGATATCGCCGCCGATCGGGAGATTTTAGCATCAATTCCCGATGCGGAAACGGTTTTTTTGGTAGAACCTTCCCGGCTGGAAGTTGACGAGCAGTTGTGGGATGCGCAGGGTTGGGATATTTTATTTTTTGCCGGTCATAGTGAGAGCCAAGAAAATGGCAACAGGGGTTTATTAACTATCAATTCTACGGATACGATCGGGATTTCTCATCTGGAACCTGGGCTAAAAAATGCCATTTCTCGCGGTTTGCATCTAGCGATTTTTAACTCTTGCGATGGTTTGGGTTTAGCCACGGAACTGGCGGATTTACATATTCCCCAAATTATCGTGATGCGAGAACCGGTGGCTGATGGGGTGGCAAACGAATTTTTAGTTAAATTTGTCAAGGCTTTTTCTAGTGGTTTTTCGTTTTATTTGGCGGTGCGGCAAGCGCGGGAACGGTTGCAAGGTTTAGAGGATAAATTTCCCTGTGCTAGTTGGTTGCCGGTTATTTGTCAAAATCCGGCGGAAGTGCCGATGCGGTGGCGAATTGCCTCCCCGCAGGCTGCGCCAACTTCCCCAATTATTGAAACTCCGCCGCGTTCTGTGGTTCCCACTGGCTCTGTGTGGTTAACAAGTGTGGCGGTGACTGTGATGATTCTGATTATCCGCCAGTTGGGACTGTTGCAAGGATGGGAATTAAAAGCCTATGACTACTTGATGCGATCGCGTCCCCCAGAATCACCAGACCCCCGGATTTTAGTCGTGGAAGTGACGGAAAATGACATAAAATACCGGCAAGAATATCCCCTTTATGATGCAACTTTAACCCAACTTTTGCAGAAATTGGCACAGCATCAACCGCGAGCGATCGGTTTAACCATTTATCGAGATAAACCGGAGCCTCCCGGTCATCAGGAATTAATCGCCCAAATGCAGAAGCAATCTAATTTGTTTGCTATATGTAGTTTTCCGACAGGGAATGAACCAGCCATCTCATCCCCCGCCGCCATACCCAAATACCGATTAGGTTTTGATGATATAACTGTCGATATGGATGGGGTTGTCCGCCGTCATCTCTTGTTTATGAAAGCGAATCCAGAATGTAATACTAGGACTTCATTGAGCTTTAAACTAGCCACAAAATATCTAGAATCAGAAAATATTCAACCCAATCTTATTCAAGATAACATATTTCAGCTAGGAAAAGCTATATTTCACCAGATGAAAGCCCATACCGGCGGCTACAAAAATCTCGGTAAAGGCGGATGGTATGTGATGTTAAATTATCGTTCTTTCCCGGTGGCCAAATCTCTCACCCTGACCGAAGTTTTGGCGGGAGATTTTAACCCCAACCTGGTCAAAGACCGAATTGTGATTATTGGTGTCACTAGCCGCAAAAGCGGGGGCAAATATTTTCCCACCCCGTACAGTATCACACAATCCCCGGCGGAGAAAGTACCGGCAGTAATGATCCAAGCGCAGATGGTGAGCGATATACTTAGTGCTGCACTGGACGGACGGCCCGTCATCGGCGTCTGGGAATGGTGGGGAGAAGCGATTTGGATTGCACTGTGGTCAATGGTTGGGAGTGCGATCGGGTGGCGAGTGCGCGGGAAAGTCTGGACCGTCGGCGCGATCGTCTGTGCGATTCTCAGCCTATATGCACTCTGTTATCTGTTATTTGTTCAGGGCACTTGGGTCCCTCTCATCCCTGCAGCTTTATCATTGGTCCTTTGTCCTTGGCCCCTGGTCCCTGGTTTCTGGTCCCCTCTCCCCCAACCCCTCTCCCACGAGGGGAGAGGGGACCTGGAGCGGAGATGA
- a CDS encoding DUF1822 family protein codes for MTNIENFAVPMLIPRTSRQQAKQFALEQPNRQKAEQVYFNTLAVCVVRDYLQWMGINTEPTAGDSWHQIPRLASDVADLPVTGLGRLECRPMREHQQTCVIPPEVWAERIGYVVVQILDSLKEANILGFIQSTQSPELSLSELEPIETLLTTLADLRVSSESSTSLVSLSQWLQGVFTENWQSITAIFAPGNLAYNFRNVPREDDAGVEGAKLIDLAMQFGSQTVVLLVALTPEADNIAVRVRLYPPDGEIYLPPNLRLALLSPEGDILGEVRSRRQDNYIQLPRFTGETGERFSIQVALETATIVETFVI; via the coding sequence ATGACTAATATAGAAAACTTTGCCGTACCGATGTTGATTCCCCGAACTTCCCGCCAGCAGGCGAAGCAGTTTGCCCTAGAACAACCGAATCGGCAAAAAGCGGAACAAGTTTATTTTAATACTCTCGCCGTCTGTGTAGTGCGTGATTATTTGCAGTGGATGGGGATTAATACGGAACCCACGGCGGGAGATAGTTGGCATCAAATCCCTCGTTTAGCTAGTGATGTAGCGGATTTACCAGTGACGGGATTGGGACGGTTAGAATGTCGTCCGATGCGCGAACATCAGCAAACTTGTGTGATTCCCCCGGAAGTGTGGGCAGAACGGATTGGATATGTGGTAGTGCAAATTCTAGACTCGCTCAAAGAAGCGAATATTTTGGGATTTATCCAAAGTACCCAGAGCCCAGAGCTATCCTTGAGTGAGTTAGAACCGATAGAAACTTTGTTAACCACATTAGCAGATTTGCGGGTGAGTAGTGAATCCTCCACCAGTTTAGTGAGTCTTAGTCAATGGTTGCAAGGGGTGTTTACAGAAAATTGGCAGTCTATTACTGCGATTTTTGCCCCGGGAAATCTCGCCTATAATTTCCGCAATGTTCCCCGGGAAGACGATGCGGGGGTGGAAGGGGCAAAACTGATTGATTTAGCAATGCAGTTTGGCTCGCAAACGGTGGTGTTGTTGGTGGCGTTGACACCAGAAGCAGATAACATTGCTGTGCGAGTCCGACTCTATCCGCCGGATGGGGAAATTTATTTACCTCCGAATCTGCGATTGGCGTTGCTATCGCCAGAGGGTGATATCCTCGGAGAAGTCCGATCGCGCCGTCAGGATAACTACATCCAACTCCCCCGCTTTACCGGCGAAACCGGGGAACGCTTTTCTATCCAGGTAGCGCTAGAAACTGCTACTATTGTAGAAACGTTTGTAATCTAG
- a CDS encoding sigma-70 family RNA polymerase sigma factor: MTNEELQSLIADTCRHPPGSVDRQRGLTKLYRLIVKSGKLWRESTPYYEEVWQQTWLYFCLNLCEAATAKEKYNPDRSSVTTWLNFYLKQRLKDTAIKVKQEQNRTVSSSERLDDDDSLGFLDTFAAPPDISPMLQATREWAETDPNRELQGLHVRGRKDVTCQLLILRRLPPKTSWEELSAELGLPVSTLSSFYQRSCLPQLRKFGESEGYL, from the coding sequence ATGACAAATGAAGAACTACAATCCTTAATTGCCGACACTTGTCGCCACCCCCCCGGAAGCGTCGATCGCCAGCGAGGGTTAACTAAATTATACCGGCTAATTGTCAAGTCAGGCAAGCTGTGGCGAGAATCTACTCCCTATTATGAGGAAGTGTGGCAACAAACTTGGCTGTATTTCTGCCTGAATCTCTGTGAAGCCGCCACAGCGAAAGAGAAATACAACCCCGATCGCAGTAGCGTCACCACTTGGCTGAATTTTTACCTAAAACAGCGACTCAAAGATACCGCTATCAAGGTGAAACAGGAGCAAAATCGGACAGTTTCCTCCTCAGAACGTTTAGATGACGATGACAGTCTGGGGTTTTTGGATACCTTTGCGGCTCCCCCGGATATCTCGCCGATGCTGCAAGCAACCCGCGAGTGGGCCGAAACTGACCCCAACCGGGAGTTACAGGGGCTCCACGTCCGGGGGCGAAAAGATGTCACCTGTCAACTATTAATTTTACGACGTTTGCCCCCAAAAACCTCTTGGGAGGAACTTTCTGCCGAGTTGGGTTTGCCGGTTTCTACCCTCAGCAGCTTTTATCAGCGGAGTTGTCTGCCACAATTGCGTAAATTTGGCGAATCGGAAGGATATCTATAA
- a CDS encoding CHAT domain-containing tetratricopeptide repeat protein — MGVKKISSCLFLAGFLILGDIHCIRFAAPLIGLSPVSAQTGGESPASPALQLYQLGYEQLDKGQIREAMATFDRALVMARQEGDRSLEAVILNDIGVAHRNLGNYPQAFQFLNQALTIRQTLKDQAGIGQSLMNIGVVYEVQADYPKALELYQQASVFLQEAGEQYGQAVIINNMGSIYLSLGQPSKAISAFETALSLFQQTGATMYEGIALANIGAAYNDLGDYPQALQFFQKSLAIATEVEDGLGIGQTLLNMGAVYEKLSDYPQALQSYQQGLQVMTAIGELEAVGQALNNIGSVYRQLGQYPQALEFYDRALELRQKLGNTARIAVTLNNQGVALLEAGQITAATTKLYAAIDALESLRPGLNDTNKISIFDKYRWTYGILQQALIAQNQVKSALEVAERGRARAFVELVAKRLSPEAAEAYANQKIAPITIGEIQQVAAAQNATLVEYSIVVDNLAKNAELLIWVVQPTGEIAFRQVDLTSLNRERDNLVPFLVSEETEAQPETLLTALVRGTRADIAAPIPSIPAGNVSNLKLKKLHQLLIDPIADLLPSNPESKVIFIPHEELFFVPFAALVDGSDRYLIEKHTIITAPAIQVLQLARKSRDNRPVDIANALVVGNPVMPEFSRIPGEKPEKLPNLPGAEQEAIGIASMLNTQPLIGRAATETAVVQRIGKAGIVHLATHGLVDDFSDSGLLGAIALTPGDGNDGFLTSEEIMALNLNASLVVLSVCSGGFGKITGDGIVGLSRSLIGAGAQSVIVSLWQADDAATAKLMQEFYQALPQTGDRAAALRKAILATMQQYPNVKDWGAFTLIGESEH; from the coding sequence ATGGGTGTAAAAAAAATTTCGTCTTGCCTTTTCTTGGCTGGTTTTCTGATTTTGGGCGACATCCATTGTATCAGATTCGCTGCCCCCCTCATCGGCTTATCGCCGGTATCGGCACAAACTGGGGGAGAAAGTCCCGCCAGTCCCGCTCTGCAGCTATATCAACTCGGTTATGAACAGTTGGATAAAGGCCAAATCCGGGAGGCGATGGCGACGTTCGATCGGGCGTTGGTCATGGCCCGACAAGAGGGCGATCGCTCCCTAGAAGCAGTTATCCTAAATGATATTGGAGTCGCTCATCGCAATTTGGGCAACTATCCCCAGGCATTCCAATTCTTAAACCAGGCTTTAACCATTCGCCAAACCCTGAAAGACCAAGCCGGAATCGGCCAAAGCCTGATGAATATTGGAGTGGTTTATGAAGTACAGGCGGATTATCCCAAAGCCCTGGAATTGTATCAGCAAGCATCGGTGTTTTTGCAGGAAGCGGGGGAACAATATGGCCAAGCCGTTATTATCAATAATATGGGCTCAATTTACCTCAGTTTAGGTCAACCAAGCAAAGCCATAAGCGCCTTTGAAACAGCCTTATCCCTGTTTCAGCAAACAGGCGCTACAATGTATGAAGGAATTGCTCTGGCCAATATAGGCGCCGCCTATAATGATCTGGGTGACTATCCCCAAGCCTTACAATTTTTCCAAAAAAGTTTGGCCATCGCCACGGAAGTAGAGGATGGCTTGGGAATCGGCCAAACTCTGCTTAATATGGGGGCGGTTTATGAGAAATTAAGCGATTATCCCCAAGCATTGCAATCTTACCAGCAAGGCTTGCAGGTGATGACGGCGATCGGCGAATTGGAGGCGGTGGGTCAAGCACTGAATAATATCGGTTCCGTTTACCGACAACTAGGGCAATATCCCCAAGCCTTAGAATTTTACGATCGCGCCTTAGAACTGCGGCAAAAACTGGGCAATACCGCCAGAATTGCCGTCACGCTGAATAATCAAGGTGTCGCCTTACTCGAAGCCGGTCAAATCACCGCCGCTACCACCAAACTATATGCTGCCATTGATGCCTTAGAATCTCTGCGACCGGGATTAAACGACACCAACAAAATATCGATTTTCGATAAATATCGGTGGACTTATGGCATCTTGCAACAAGCATTAATTGCCCAAAATCAAGTAAAATCGGCATTAGAAGTAGCGGAAAGAGGGCGCGCCCGTGCATTTGTGGAATTAGTCGCCAAACGGCTATCCCCAGAAGCCGCCGAAGCCTATGCTAATCAAAAAATTGCCCCCATAACAATTGGGGAAATTCAACAAGTGGCAGCGGCACAAAATGCAACCCTGGTGGAATATTCCATCGTAGTGGATAATTTGGCCAAAAATGCCGAATTATTAATTTGGGTAGTGCAACCCACGGGCGAAATCGCATTTCGGCAAGTAGATTTAACCAGCTTAAACCGGGAGCGGGATAATTTGGTGCCCTTTTTGGTTAGTGAGGAAACCGAGGCGCAACCGGAAACCCTGTTAACGGCGTTAGTGCGGGGAACTCGCGCTGATATCGCTGCACCCATCCCCAGCATTCCCGCTGGAAATGTCAGTAATCTTAAGTTAAAGAAACTGCACCAGCTATTAATCGATCCGATTGCCGATTTACTGCCCAGCAATCCAGAGAGTAAGGTGATATTTATTCCCCACGAGGAGTTATTTTTCGTGCCGTTTGCGGCGCTGGTGGATGGGAGCGATCGCTACTTAATCGAAAAGCATACAATTATCACAGCCCCAGCGATTCAAGTGCTACAATTGGCGCGAAAAAGTCGAGATAATCGCCCCGTCGATATCGCCAATGCGTTAGTAGTGGGCAATCCGGTGATGCCTGAATTCTCCAGAATTCCGGGAGAAAAACCAGAAAAGTTGCCAAATTTACCCGGTGCAGAACAAGAAGCGATCGGCATCGCCTCGATGTTGAATACCCAACCCTTAATCGGACGTGCAGCCACAGAAACGGCGGTGGTACAACGGATCGGTAAAGCGGGAATCGTGCATCTAGCCACCCACGGGTTAGTAGATGATTTTAGCGATTCTGGTTTGCTCGGAGCGATCGCACTCACCCCTGGGGATGGCAATGACGGATTCCTCACCTCCGAGGAAATTATGGCATTAAATTTGAATGCTTCCCTAGTGGTGTTGAGCGTTTGTAGTGGCGGCTTTGGCAAGATTACTGGCGATGGGATTGTGGGCTTATCCCGCAGTTTAATCGGCGCCGGTGCCCAAAGTGTTATTGTATCTTTATGGCAAGCAGACGATGCCGCCACGGCAAAATTGATGCAGGAGTTTTATCAGGCTCTCCCCCAAACAGGCGATCGGGCGGCGGCGTTGCGAAAAGCGATACTTGCCACAATGCAGCAATATCCTAATGTCAAAGATTGGGGAGCCTTTACCCTCATCGGCGAATCAGAGCATTAG
- a CDS encoding DUF3368 domain-containing protein yields MIIVSNTSPITNLAAIKQLELLQKLYNRIVIPQAVYEELTNRGVQVPGATEVQIFPWIETQQVINQPLVQALRQKLDPGEAEAIALSIECNAEWLVIDERRGRKVASSMGLKYIGILGVILEAKNKGLVPKVKPLMDDLIAIAGFRISDPLYANILKAAGE; encoded by the coding sequence GTGATTATTGTGAGCAATACCTCTCCCATCACCAATCTCGCAGCCATAAAACAGCTAGAACTGCTGCAAAAACTCTATAACCGCATCGTCATCCCTCAAGCAGTTTACGAGGAATTGACGAATAGAGGCGTTCAAGTACCTGGTGCTACAGAAGTGCAGATATTCCCCTGGATAGAGACACAGCAAGTTATAAATCAACCTCTGGTACAAGCACTCCGCCAAAAACTTGATCCAGGTGAAGCTGAAGCCATAGCACTATCGATAGAATGCAATGCAGAGTGGTTGGTGATTGACGAACGGCGCGGTCGAAAAGTAGCATCTAGTATGGGACTTAAATACATAGGAATTCTGGGGGTTATCTTGGAAGCTAAAAATAAGGGTTTAGTGCCAAAAGTTAAGCCGCTAATGGACGATCTTATTGCAATCGCTGGTTTCCGAATTAGCGATCCCCTCTACGCGAATATCCTAAAAGCTGCAGGAGAATAA
- a CDS encoding UPF0175 family protein, which translates to MTLTIPDDIFQSTGMTEAEMKLEIAVMLYKNDKLTLGNASRLADMNQLNFQQLLASRNICVHYDVEDFQEDIHTLQELGRL; encoded by the coding sequence ATGACTCTCACCATTCCCGATGATATATTCCAATCCACAGGGATGACTGAAGCTGAGATGAAATTGGAGATAGCCGTAATGCTATACAAAAATGATAAACTCACTCTGGGTAATGCCAGTCGTCTGGCAGATATGAATCAACTTAATTTCCAACAACTCCTTGCTAGTCGTAATATTTGTGTTCATTATGATGTTGAAGATTTTCAAGAAGATATTCACACTTTGCAAGAGTTGGGACGCCTGTGA
- a CDS encoding UPF0175 family protein has translation MKISIEVPETVFSALRKNPEEFIQEMRIASAVKWYELGEVSQAKAAEIAGLTRSEFIQALPRYRVDFMQYTAEELEMEMNNVD, from the coding sequence ATGAAAATTTCGATTGAAGTCCCAGAAACTGTATTTTCTGCTCTGCGGAAAAATCCAGAAGAATTTATTCAAGAAATGAGAATCGCTTCGGCGGTTAAATGGTATGAACTTGGCGAGGTATCTCAAGCGAAAGCGGCTGAAATCGCCGGATTAACTCGGTCTGAGTTCATTCAGGCTTTGCCTCGGTATCGAGTCGATTTTATGCAATACACCGCCGAAGAATTAGAAATGGAGATGAATAATGTTGATTGA